The proteins below are encoded in one region of Brassica napus cultivar Da-Ae chromosome A6, Da-Ae, whole genome shotgun sequence:
- the LOC106352483 gene encoding ACD11 homolog protein-like has protein sequence MEEEEEEEDDTFEDAVCNKTPARVNTPLSIITEAFENLADLLKPDIITEEDGLSLDAFCNACTHVSVLFSCLGFAFKFAEMEYISKVNDLVEASKTLDTLQNILDLDVEKDTVKTPGSRSRNLRRVRLGLDLIRAIFEKFLMTDEYSLKDAATTAYTEVCAPFHTWAVRTAVYAGMYTLPTRDQLLIRLDETEQSVEKNMRRYMEASRPIVEYIDKLYIERNIKLDW, from the coding sequence atggaggaggaagaagaggaggaagacgaCACATTTGAGGATGCCGTGTGCAACAAGACACCAGCGAGAGTCAACACACCTTTGTCTATAATCACAGAGGCGTTTGAAAATCTAGCTGATCTTCTAAAACCAGACATAATCACCGAAGAAGACGGGTTGAGTCTTGATGCATTCTGCAATGCGTGTACACACGTCTCTGTCCTCTTCAGCTGCCTAGGGTTCGCCTTCAAATTTGCTGAGATGGAGTACATCTCCAAAGTTAACGACTTGGTTGAAGCCTCGAAAACATTAGACACGTTACAGAATATTTTGGACCTAGACGTGGAGAAAGATACGGTGAAAACACCTGGAAGCCGTTCACGTAACCTGAGACGCGTGAGACTAGGGTTAGACCTAATCCGAGCAATCTTCGAGAAGTTCTTGATGACAGATGAGTACTCTTTGAAAGACGCTGCGACAACAGCTTACACAGAAGTATGCGCACCGTTTCATACATGGGCTGTTAGAACCGCGGTTTACGCGGGAATGTATACGCTTCCGACGAGGGATCAACTTCTGATACGGCTCGATGAAACTGAACAATCTGTTGAGAAGAACATGAGGAGGTACATGGAAGCTTCACGTCCCATCGT
- the LOC106349522 gene encoding glutathione hydrolase 1-like yields MWLVRAGTIAILITAFLQIAAAKKRPHSIVKYHGAVATDDGRCSKIGMKVLRQGGNAIDASVAAALCLGVVSPASSGIGGGSFIVVKMAGGKEVAYDSRETAPLRATENMYGGNLDLKKRGALSVGVPGEVYGLFTAWKQHGKLPWKRLVSPAKKLADRGFKITKYLYMQMNTTRDHILADKGLSKLFVSNGELKKPGTLCRNPKLALTLRQIAKYGPKAFYNGTVGVNLVSDILKSGGIITLKDLQSYRVNVKEPLSNDILGYRLLGMPPPSSGGAAMVLILNILSQYGVPSGVSGSLGVHRLVESLKHAFAIRMNLGDPDFVDVTKVVSDMLSPQFAQDLKRKINDKKTFDPKYYGGRWNQIKDHGTSHLSIIDHERNCVSMTSTINAFFGALMLSPSTGIVLNNEMDDFSIPLKSFHDSDKPPPAPANFIRPGKRPLSSMTPTIVLKDGKVKAAVGASGGMYIIAGTTEVFLNHFLLNMDPLSSVVAPRIYHQLIPNSVKYENWTTAYNDHFEIPKGTRHVLEKKGHVLTPFAGGTISQFIVQESDGKLVAVSDPRKGGFPSGY; encoded by the exons ATGTGGCTCGTTCGAGCAGGGACGATCGCTATTCTCATAACCGCGTTTCTGCAAATTGCTGCGGCTAAGAAAAGACCGCACAGTATTGTAAAGTATCATGGTGCAGTCGCAACAGACGATGGACGGTGTTCTAAAATAGGAATGAAAGTTCTTCGTCAAGGAGGAAACGCTATTGATGCTTCTGTGGCCGCTGCTTTATGTTTGGGCGTTGTGAGTCCAGCTTCTAGCGGTATAGGCGGTGGATCGTTTATAGTGGTTAAGATGGCTGGTGGCAAGGAAGTAGCTTATGATTCTAGAGAAACTGCTCCTCTCCGTGCCACTGAG AATATGTATGGAGGCAATCTTGATCTAAAAAAGAGAGGAGCCTTATCAGTAGGAGTTCCCGGGGAAGTTTATGGTCTATTCACAGCTTGGAAACAACATGGAAAGCTACCGTGGAAGCGGTTAGTTAGTCCCGCAAAGAAACTCGCAGATAGAGGTTTTAAGATTACAAAGTATCTCTATATGCAAATGAACACAACCAGAGACCATATTCTAGCAGACAAAGGTCTCTCTAAACTATTTGTTTCAAATGGTGAGCTTAAGAAACCAGGAACACTTTGCCGAAACCCAAAACTGGCTTTAACTTTGAGGCAAATTGCAAAGTATGGTCCAAAAGCGTTTTATAATGGCACGGTTGGGGTTAACCTAGTGAGCGATATCCTCAAATCGGGAGGGATAATAACTTTGAAAGATCTACAAAGTTATAGAGTTAATGTTAAAGAACCATTATCTAATGATATTCTTGGATACCGTTTACTCGGGATGCCTCCTCCTTCTTCCGGTGGTGCTGCAATGGTCCTT ATTTTGAACATTCTTTCTCAATATGGGGTTCCATCAGGTGTATCGGGCTCTCTCGGTGTTCATCGTTTAGTCGAGTCTCTGAAACATGCTTTCGCAATTAGAATGAACCTTGGAGATCCAGATTTTGTTGACGTTACTAAAGTCGTTTCAGATATGTTGTCTCCACAGTTTGCACAAGACTTGAAGAGGAAGATAAACGACAAGAAAACCTTTGATCCAAAATATTATGGTGgcag GTGGAATCAGATCAAAGATCATGGAACAAGCCACTTATCGATAATAGACCATGAGAGGAATTGTGTTTCGATGACTAGTACAATAAATGCTTTCTTTGGGGCACTGATGCTGTCTCCTAGCACGGGAATCGTTCTGAACAACGAAATGGACGATTTCTCGATTCCGTTGAAGTCCTTCCATGACTCAGATAAGCCGCCACCAGCACCTGCTAACTTCATCCGTCCTGGGAAACGACCTTTGTCATCCATGACTCCCACCATTGTACTCAAG GACGGTAAAGTTAAAGCAGCAGTGGGTGCAAGCGGAGGAATGTATATCATCGCCGGAACAACGGAAGTTTTCTTGAATCATTTTTTACTCAACATGGATCCTCTTTCTTCTGTCGTGGCTCCAAGAATCTACCATCAG TTGATACCAAACAGTGTTAAGTATGAGAACTGGACGACGGCTTACAATGATCATTTCGAGATACCTAAAGGGACAAGACATGTGTTGGAGAAGAAAGGTCATGTCCTAACTCCGTTTGCCGGAGGTACAATTTCTCAGTTCATAGTTCAAGAATCCGATGGAAAGCTTGTGGCTGTGAGTGATCCAAGAAAAGGAGGGTTCCCTTCAGGATATTGA
- the LOC106352482 gene encoding glutathione hydrolase 1-like isoform X2 — MNSRALIRSATIVLFLIAFLKNAAAHKRQQSIVAYHGAVATDDGRCSEIGMKVLKKGGNAIDASVAAALCLGVVSPASSGLGGGSFAVVKISEGKEVAYDSREVAPLRATENMYDGNQDLKKKGALSVAVPGEVAGLFTAWTQHGKLPWKKLVNPARKLAAKGFKISKYLYMQMNATSDDILADKGLSELFVSNGKLKKPGTIIRNPKLACTLKQIGKYGSKAFYNGTVGDYLVRDIQKSGGIITLKDLQSYKVKVKEPLSTDILGFRLLGMPPPSSGGPAMVLVLNILSQYGVPSGVSGPLGVHRLVEALKHAFAIRMNLGDPDFVDVTKVVSDMLSPEFAKDLKKKISDERTFKPKHYGAKWNELQDHGTSHLSIIDKDRNAVSMTNTVNYFFGALMLSPSTGIVLNNEMDDFSIPMKFVGDRNVPLPAPANFIRPGKRPLSSMAPTIVLKDGKVKASVGASGGIFIIAGTTEVFLNHFFLNMDPLSSVLAPRIYHQLIPNRVLYENWTTVYDDHFEIPKETRDVLEKKGHVLAPIAGGMISQFIVQESDGKLVAVSDPRKGGFPSGY; from the exons ATGAATT CAAGAGCTCTAATACGATCAGCAACGATCGTTCTTTTTCTAATCGCGTTTTTGAAAAACGCTGCGGCTCATAAAAGACAGCAAAGTATTGTTGCGTATCATGGCGCGGTTGCAACGGACGATGGACGGTGTTCGGAAATCGGGATGAAAGTTCTTAAAAAAGGAGGAAACGCCATTGATGCGTCGGTCGCTGCTGCTCTATGTTTGGGCGTTGTGAGTCCAGCATCTAGCGGTCTAGGCGGTGGATCGTTTGCAGTGGTTAAGATAAGTGAAGGGAAGGAAGTTGCTTATGACTCTAGAGAGGTTGCTCCTCTACGGGCCACTGAG AATATGTATGATGGTAATCAAGACCTAAAGAAGAAAGGAGCCTTATCAGTAGCTGTTCCCGGTGAAGTCGCGGGTCTATTCACGGCTTGGACACAACACGGGAAACTGCCATGGAAGAAATTAGTTAATCCCGCAAGGAAACTGGCAGCTAAAGGATTCAAGATTTCAAAGTATCTCTACATGCAGATGAACGCAACTAGTGATGATATCTTAGCAGACAAAGGTCTGTCTGAGCTATTTGTTTCTAACGGAAAGCTCAAAAAGCCAGGGACGATTATCCGTAACCCAAAATTGGCTTGTACACTGAAGCAAATCGGTAAATATGGTTCAAAAGCGTTTTACAATGGTACGGTTGGGGACTATCTGGTGAGAGATATACAAAAGTCTGGAGGGATAATAACTTTGAAAGATTTGCAAAGTTACAAAGTTAAGGTTAAGGAGCCATTATCTACTGACATTCTTGGATTCCGGTTACTCGGTATGCCGCCTCCTTCCTCCGGTGGTCCTGCTATGGTGCTT GTTTTAAATATTCTTTCTCAATATGGGGTTCCATCCGGTGTTTCGGGCCCTCTCGGTGTTCATCGATTAGTCGAGGCTCTGAAACATGCATTTGCAATTAGAATGAACCTTGGGGATCCGGATTTCGTCGATGTTACCAAAGTTGTTTCGGATATGTTGTCTCCAGAGTTTGCAAAAGACTTAAAGAAAAAGATTAGCGATGAGAGAACCTTCAAGCCCAAACATTATGGTGCCAA ATGGAATGAGCTTCAGGATCACGGGACGAGCCATTTGTCGATAATAGACAAGGATAGAAATGCTGTTTCGATGACTAATACAGTGAACTATTTCTTTGGGGCACTAATGCTGTCTCCGAGCACAGGAATCGTTCTGAACAACGAAATGGATGATTTCTCAATCCCCATGAAATTCGTTGGCGACCGCAACGTGCCGCTACCAGCACCGGCTAACTTCATCCGTCCAGGGAAACGACCTTTGTCCTCAATGGCTCCCACCATTGTACTTAAG GACGGTAAAGTTAAAGCCTCGGTGGGTGCAAGCGGAGGAATATTTATCATCGCTGGAACAACGGAAGTTTTCTTGAATCATTTCTTCCTCAACATGGATCCTCTCTCTTCCGTCTTGGCTCCGAGAATCTACCACCAG TTGATACCAAACAGAGTTTTGTATGAGAACTGGACTACTGTTTACGATGACCATTTCGAGATTCCTAAAGAGACAAGAGATGTGTTGGAGAAGAAAGGTCACGTCCTAGCGCCGATTGCTGGTGGAATGATTTCTCAGTTCATAGTTCAAGAATCCGATGGGAAGCTTGTGGCTGTGAGTGATCCAAGAAAAGGAGGGTTCCCTTCAGGATATTAA
- the LOC106352482 gene encoding glutathione hydrolase 1-like isoform X1, with amino-acid sequence MIRCLLFDPSLIVARALIRSATIVLFLIAFLKNAAAHKRQQSIVAYHGAVATDDGRCSEIGMKVLKKGGNAIDASVAAALCLGVVSPASSGLGGGSFAVVKISEGKEVAYDSREVAPLRATENMYDGNQDLKKKGALSVAVPGEVAGLFTAWTQHGKLPWKKLVNPARKLAAKGFKISKYLYMQMNATSDDILADKGLSELFVSNGKLKKPGTIIRNPKLACTLKQIGKYGSKAFYNGTVGDYLVRDIQKSGGIITLKDLQSYKVKVKEPLSTDILGFRLLGMPPPSSGGPAMVLVLNILSQYGVPSGVSGPLGVHRLVEALKHAFAIRMNLGDPDFVDVTKVVSDMLSPEFAKDLKKKISDERTFKPKHYGAKWNELQDHGTSHLSIIDKDRNAVSMTNTVNYFFGALMLSPSTGIVLNNEMDDFSIPMKFVGDRNVPLPAPANFIRPGKRPLSSMAPTIVLKDGKVKASVGASGGIFIIAGTTEVFLNHFFLNMDPLSSVLAPRIYHQLIPNRVLYENWTTVYDDHFEIPKETRDVLEKKGHVLAPIAGGMISQFIVQESDGKLVAVSDPRKGGFPSGY; translated from the exons ATGATACGTTGTCTCTTGTTTGATCCTTCGTTGATCGTAGCAAGAGCTCTAATACGATCAGCAACGATCGTTCTTTTTCTAATCGCGTTTTTGAAAAACGCTGCGGCTCATAAAAGACAGCAAAGTATTGTTGCGTATCATGGCGCGGTTGCAACGGACGATGGACGGTGTTCGGAAATCGGGATGAAAGTTCTTAAAAAAGGAGGAAACGCCATTGATGCGTCGGTCGCTGCTGCTCTATGTTTGGGCGTTGTGAGTCCAGCATCTAGCGGTCTAGGCGGTGGATCGTTTGCAGTGGTTAAGATAAGTGAAGGGAAGGAAGTTGCTTATGACTCTAGAGAGGTTGCTCCTCTACGGGCCACTGAG AATATGTATGATGGTAATCAAGACCTAAAGAAGAAAGGAGCCTTATCAGTAGCTGTTCCCGGTGAAGTCGCGGGTCTATTCACGGCTTGGACACAACACGGGAAACTGCCATGGAAGAAATTAGTTAATCCCGCAAGGAAACTGGCAGCTAAAGGATTCAAGATTTCAAAGTATCTCTACATGCAGATGAACGCAACTAGTGATGATATCTTAGCAGACAAAGGTCTGTCTGAGCTATTTGTTTCTAACGGAAAGCTCAAAAAGCCAGGGACGATTATCCGTAACCCAAAATTGGCTTGTACACTGAAGCAAATCGGTAAATATGGTTCAAAAGCGTTTTACAATGGTACGGTTGGGGACTATCTGGTGAGAGATATACAAAAGTCTGGAGGGATAATAACTTTGAAAGATTTGCAAAGTTACAAAGTTAAGGTTAAGGAGCCATTATCTACTGACATTCTTGGATTCCGGTTACTCGGTATGCCGCCTCCTTCCTCCGGTGGTCCTGCTATGGTGCTT GTTTTAAATATTCTTTCTCAATATGGGGTTCCATCCGGTGTTTCGGGCCCTCTCGGTGTTCATCGATTAGTCGAGGCTCTGAAACATGCATTTGCAATTAGAATGAACCTTGGGGATCCGGATTTCGTCGATGTTACCAAAGTTGTTTCGGATATGTTGTCTCCAGAGTTTGCAAAAGACTTAAAGAAAAAGATTAGCGATGAGAGAACCTTCAAGCCCAAACATTATGGTGCCAA ATGGAATGAGCTTCAGGATCACGGGACGAGCCATTTGTCGATAATAGACAAGGATAGAAATGCTGTTTCGATGACTAATACAGTGAACTATTTCTTTGGGGCACTAATGCTGTCTCCGAGCACAGGAATCGTTCTGAACAACGAAATGGATGATTTCTCAATCCCCATGAAATTCGTTGGCGACCGCAACGTGCCGCTACCAGCACCGGCTAACTTCATCCGTCCAGGGAAACGACCTTTGTCCTCAATGGCTCCCACCATTGTACTTAAG GACGGTAAAGTTAAAGCCTCGGTGGGTGCAAGCGGAGGAATATTTATCATCGCTGGAACAACGGAAGTTTTCTTGAATCATTTCTTCCTCAACATGGATCCTCTCTCTTCCGTCTTGGCTCCGAGAATCTACCACCAG TTGATACCAAACAGAGTTTTGTATGAGAACTGGACTACTGTTTACGATGACCATTTCGAGATTCCTAAAGAGACAAGAGATGTGTTGGAGAAGAAAGGTCACGTCCTAGCGCCGATTGCTGGTGGAATGATTTCTCAGTTCATAGTTCAAGAATCCGATGGGAAGCTTGTGGCTGTGAGTGATCCAAGAAAAGGAGGGTTCCCTTCAGGATATTAA